In a genomic window of Helianthus annuus cultivar XRQ/B chromosome 10, HanXRQr2.0-SUNRISE, whole genome shotgun sequence:
- the LOC110885972 gene encoding protein CELLULOSE SYNTHASE INTERACTIVE 1 — MHSTAPPPSPAETLDSTTTLLSTLLPATLSIHSFPGRWQVIRSKLATLKTLISELSYLPHWSENQLLLTLLPNLLSTLRRIQTLCDRCTDPAYTAGKLLMQSDLDMATGWLSNQLNDLDLLLRSGVLRQSNAIVLSHPAPGSAKEDLSLFIRDVFTRLQIGGVEFKRKALESLIQLLVEDEKAATLVAKEGNIGYLINLFDVNAHREQSVTAISILACASDQSRKTVFEEGGLGPLLRVVESGSLQLKEKATMAVEAITADPDNAWAISAYGGVPILLDVCRSSSLTAQSHAIGAIRNVASVEDIRISIGEEAGVPVIVGLLISGSAATKEKAANCVTILASSSEYFKAVIIQEKGLQKLLQLLHQSSNPDTLEHVLRAIHSLSSTDSVSRLISASSMFISQMSGFITQGNFTLQQISVSILANLSINDGNKRAIAGCMGSLMKLMEFTKPAGLQESALKALVNLLTVKLNRKDFVKDEKNMMRLIQMLDPMNESVPKRFSVAIVHAVMTGGSNGCRKRLVDAGAQGCLQRLSEMEVAGAKKALQRLSGNRLKNIFSRSWRE, encoded by the coding sequence ATGCATTCCACCGCCCCGCCACCCTCTCCCGCCGAAACCCTAGACTCAACCACCACCCTCCTCTCCACCCTCCTCCCCGCCACCCTATCCATCCACTCCTTCCCCGGCCGTTGGCAGGTCATACGTTCCAAACTGGCTAccctcaaaaccctaatttctgaaCTCTCTTATCTCCCTCACTGGTCGGAAAACCAGCTCCTGTTAACACTACTCCCTAACCTCTTATCCACCCTCCGCCGCATCCAAACCTTATGCGACCGCTGCACCGACCCTGCCTACACCGCCGGAAAGCTTCTAATGCAGAGTGATCTCGATATGGCCACCGGATGGCTCTCAAACCAGCTTAACGACCTCGATTTGTTGCTCCGTTCCGGTGTTCTTCGTCAATCCAACGCTATTGTTCTCTCACATCCTGCTCCTGGATCTGCTAAAGAGGATTTGAGTTTGTTTATTCGAGATGTGTTTACACGGTTGCAGATCGGAGGTGTGGAGTTTAAACGAAAGGCGTTGGAGTCGCTTATTCAGTTGCTTGTGGAAGACGAAAAGGCTGCGACGTTAGTTGCTAAGGAAGGTAATATTGGATATTTGATTAATCTGTTTGATGTGAATGCTCATCGGGAACAATCGGTTACTGCGATATCGATTCTCGCATGCGCGAGTGATCAGAGTAGAAAAACGGTTTTCGAAGAAGGCGGATTAGGTCCGTTATTGAGAGTTGTTGAATCCGGATCCTTACAGTTGAAGGAGAAGGCGACTATGGCGGTTGAAGCAATAACAGCAGATCCTGATAATGCGTGGGCGATTTCGGCCTACGGTGGTGTTCCGATTCTGTTAGATGTGTGCAGGTCTAGCTCGTTAACAGCTCAGTCACATGCGATTGGTGCGATTAGGAACGTTGCGTCTGTTGAAGATATTCGGATCTCAATCGGTGAAGAAGCCGGTGTTCCGGTGATAGTTGGATTACTAATTTCAGGTTCTGCAGCTACGAAAGAGAAAGCGGCTAATTGCGTCACAATTTTAGCATCTTCTAGTGAGTATTTCAAAGCGGTTATTATTCAAGAGAAAGGTTTGCAGAAGCTATTGCAATTGCTTCACCAGTCTTCAAATCCGGATACGCTAGAACACGTGTTACGCGCAATTCATTCTCTTTCGTCTACTGATTCTGTTAGCCGGTTAATATCTGCATCTTCTATGTTCATATCACAAATGTCAGGTTTCATAACGCAAGGAAATTTCACTCTACAACAAATATCCGTCTCAATTTTAGCTAATTTATCGATTAACGACGGTAACAAACGAGCAATCGCCGGATGTATGGGATCGTTAATGAAGCTAATGGAGTTTACAAAACCGGCCGGTTTACAGGAATCGGCGTTGAAGGCATTGGTGAATCTGTTAACAGTGAAGCTGAATCGGAAGGATTTCGTCAAGGATGAGAAGAATATGATGAGATTGATTCAGATGTTGGATCCGATGAACGAATCGGTGCCGAAGAGGTTTTCTGTGGCGATTGTTCACGCGGTGATGACCGGAGGAAGCAACGGTTGCCGGAAAAGGCTAGTGGATGCCGGTGCTCAAGGTTGTTTACAGCGGTTGAGTGAAATGGAAGTCGCCGGAGCTAAAAAAGCGTTGCAGAGACTTTCCGGTAACCGGTTAAAGAATATATTTAGCCGGAGTTGGAGGGAATAA